The following coding sequences lie in one Methylotenera versatilis 301 genomic window:
- a CDS encoding cryptochrome/deoxyribodipyrimidine photo-lyase family protein, whose product MKPLVYIVWFKRDLRIQDHAALFEACELGQVLPIFTWDSSVWNGGDYATQHQMFVEECLVSLRRNLQTIGLSLLEVRGGIIEVLNHIAMFYRIGGLHSHEETGNNNTYQLDKAVASWCKAQNVNWHEYPHNGVVRRLKNRDIWTAVWEKRMSAQTMPLPTQAKMATLPLDILPNNDVSHLRYTQADKPFRQKGGREEASRVLHTFLNGRGSRYRGGISSPLSSESAGSRLSPYLAWGVLSMREVVQNLRQKKSSIQASPSTYPNGLLAGLASFESRLHWHCHFMQKLESEPAIEYENLHPAFNGFRDQSYASAELQNRLTAWKAGQTGWPLVDACMAMLRDTGWINFRMRAMLMSTASYLLWLHWRETGLHLAREFLDYEPGIHWSQVQMQSGTTGINTLRIYNPVKQAKDQDPEGIFVRRWLPALRNVPNTWIFQPWLMPESLQLEYGCRIGIDYPAPLVNIDQAFKLAKTKFSQLRMNSEDREQTAKIIKKHASRKSTSRMPTTKNGKATRKKLASKPGSGQQSLF is encoded by the coding sequence ATGAAGCCTTTGGTTTATATAGTTTGGTTTAAACGAGACTTGAGAATTCAAGACCATGCAGCCTTATTCGAAGCTTGTGAACTAGGGCAGGTATTGCCAATTTTCACTTGGGATTCAAGTGTATGGAATGGAGGGGATTATGCAACTCAACACCAGATGTTTGTCGAAGAATGCTTGGTGTCACTCAGGCGTAATTTGCAAACAATTGGATTGTCACTTTTAGAGGTTCGCGGTGGCATCATTGAGGTGCTTAACCATATTGCAATGTTTTATCGTATAGGAGGCTTGCATAGCCACGAAGAAACTGGAAACAACAATACCTATCAACTAGACAAAGCCGTAGCGTCATGGTGCAAAGCGCAAAATGTTAATTGGCATGAGTATCCACACAATGGTGTAGTGAGGCGCCTGAAAAATAGAGATATTTGGACTGCTGTTTGGGAAAAACGCATGTCTGCCCAGACAATGCCTTTGCCAACACAAGCAAAAATGGCGACTTTGCCATTAGACATTTTGCCAAATAATGATGTTTCACACCTTAGATACACTCAAGCAGATAAGCCATTCAGGCAAAAAGGCGGGCGTGAAGAAGCAAGTAGGGTTTTGCATACCTTTTTAAACGGTCGTGGCAGTCGCTATCGTGGTGGTATATCTAGTCCCCTATCCTCAGAAAGTGCAGGCTCTAGACTCTCTCCCTATTTGGCTTGGGGGGTATTAAGTATGCGTGAAGTTGTGCAGAATTTGCGTCAGAAAAAGTCAAGTATTCAAGCGAGCCCATCTACTTACCCTAATGGACTGTTAGCTGGTTTGGCTAGTTTTGAAAGCCGCTTACACTGGCATTGTCATTTTATGCAAAAGTTAGAATCTGAGCCTGCTATTGAGTATGAAAATCTTCATCCAGCTTTTAATGGTTTTCGCGATCAGAGTTATGCTAGCGCAGAACTACAAAACAGATTAACGGCATGGAAAGCTGGACAAACTGGCTGGCCATTGGTGGATGCTTGTATGGCGATGTTAAGGGACACCGGTTGGATTAACTTCAGAATGCGAGCGATGCTAATGAGCACAGCTAGCTATTTGCTTTGGTTACATTGGCGCGAGACAGGTTTACATTTGGCTAGAGAGTTTTTAGATTACGAGCCGGGTATTCATTGGTCACAAGTGCAGATGCAATCGGGTACCACTGGTATCAACACTCTGCGCATTTATAATCCCGTTAAGCAAGCAAAAGATCAAGATCCTGAAGGTATCTTTGTCAGAAGGTGGCTGCCTGCCTTGCGTAATGTTCCTAATACTTGGATTTTTCAACCTTGGCTGATGCCAGAGTCGCTACAACTAGAATACGGTTGCCGTATCGGCATTGATTACCCTGCGCCATTGGTGAATATTGATCAGGCATTTAAGTTAGCAAAGACGAAATTTAGCCAACTCAGAATGAATTCAGAGGATAGGGAGCAAACGGCAAAAATTATAAAAAAACATGCCTCAAGAAAATCAACTTCTCGAATGCCGACCACGAAAAATGGCAAAGCTACACGTAAAAAACTAGCAAGCAAGCCGGGGTCGGGTCAGCAAAGCTTGTTTTAA
- the sugE gene encoding quaternary ammonium compound efflux SMR transporter SugE, translating into MNWITLVIAGMLEVVWAIGLKYTNGFSRLWPTVGTVLAIITSIWLLAIAMKSLPVGTAYAIWVGIGAVGTAIAGVILFGESANIGRVLSLVLIIAGIIGLKLSTAT; encoded by the coding sequence ATGAATTGGATTACTCTCGTCATAGCAGGAATGTTAGAAGTTGTTTGGGCGATTGGTTTGAAGTACACCAATGGGTTCTCTAGGCTTTGGCCAACTGTTGGTACAGTCTTAGCAATCATAACCAGTATTTGGTTGCTAGCAATAGCGATGAAATCTTTACCTGTTGGCACTGCATACGCAATATGGGTAGGAATAGGTGCAGTGGGTACTGCAATAGCAGGAGTTATTTTATTTGGTGAGTCCGCCAATATAGGCCGAGTCTTAAGTCTGGTACTCATTATTGCAGGAATCATTGGGCTAAAACTTTCAACCGCCACCTAG
- a CDS encoding PLDc N-terminal domain-containing protein, whose amino-acid sequence MYSIIGLLVLFLDIFAIVKIIQSSASGSEKILWILGVLIFPFVGMIIWFITGPGGKKM is encoded by the coding sequence ATGTATTCCATCATAGGGTTGTTAGTACTTTTTCTTGATATATTTGCAATTGTAAAAATAATCCAGAGCTCAGCATCTGGTTCTGAGAAAATACTATGGATTCTTGGTGTTTTGATATTCCCTTTCGTGGGTATGATAATTTGGTTTATTACAGGGCCAGGCGGTAAAAAAATGTAG
- a CDS encoding adenylate/guanylate cyclase domain-containing protein: MIDKKSTMANRINKTSICSILFLDMIDYSKKSDEDQIEIKNHFNDLISLSLGSVAKDDRIILDTGDGVAIAYMGSPEDLMFVALTIRDGVLKGNIHSQNLLFVRFGINLGPVRIVSDINGRPNIIGDGINVAQRVMSFSEPNQILVSRSFYEITSRLTVEFSEMFAYSGVKQDKHVRDHELYSVRSHSNQDVSIGEPDAPKDERRSSDKVEANNRFSWMFAISSLLIIAAVFLTIKVNSSPSEQSINLINSANTLPTNISAKIPLPDKLIKDDLMLNKAQRKSPLDDLKSASQSKLTTKSKLTLVERGVKSKQDAIVQESVIQDKLAKKAAKKVTPIKANQEAGQQAVSRVTRASQTTNTENPNNKNVEIRPVDHPDKLVNGASEKANEKSFFKPFIDSVKQGQERKCDQGQIALGQCN, encoded by the coding sequence ATGATTGATAAAAAATCAACAATGGCTAACAGAATCAATAAAACCTCCATATGCAGTATTTTGTTCTTGGATATGATTGATTATTCAAAAAAGTCAGATGAAGATCAGATTGAAATCAAAAACCATTTTAATGATTTAATTAGTCTATCGCTTGGGAGTGTTGCAAAAGATGACCGTATTATTCTAGATACTGGAGATGGGGTAGCTATTGCCTATATGGGATCTCCAGAAGACTTGATGTTTGTTGCATTAACAATCCGAGACGGTGTTTTAAAAGGTAATATACATAGCCAAAACCTTTTATTTGTGCGATTTGGAATTAACTTAGGGCCTGTTCGCATCGTAAGTGACATTAACGGCCGCCCTAATATTATTGGTGACGGTATTAATGTTGCGCAGCGCGTCATGAGTTTTTCAGAGCCAAATCAAATTTTGGTCTCGCGTTCATTTTATGAGATCACATCACGATTGACTGTGGAGTTCTCGGAAATGTTTGCGTACTCAGGTGTTAAACAAGATAAGCATGTGCGAGACCATGAACTCTATTCTGTGCGATCTCATTCCAATCAAGATGTGAGTATTGGTGAGCCAGATGCGCCTAAAGATGAACGCAGATCAAGTGACAAAGTAGAGGCTAATAATAGGTTTTCTTGGATGTTCGCTATATCCAGCCTGCTCATAATTGCTGCCGTATTTTTGACTATAAAGGTTAATTCGTCACCTTCTGAGCAATCTATCAATTTAATCAATTCAGCTAACACTTTACCAACAAATATATCAGCTAAAATACCATTGCCTGACAAACTAATCAAGGACGACTTGATGCTCAACAAAGCACAGAGGAAATCGCCATTGGATGATTTAAAATCAGCAAGTCAAAGTAAATTAACTACAAAATCGAAGCTAACTTTGGTTGAAAGAGGCGTTAAGAGTAAGCAGGATGCAATAGTGCAAGAAAGTGTAATACAAGACAAATTAGCTAAAAAAGCAGCTAAGAAAGTTACTCCGATTAAAGCAAATCAGGAGGCGGGGCAACAAGCAGTAAGTAGAGTGACAAGAGCAAGCCAAACAACTAACACAGAAAATCCGAATAATAAAAATGTAGAAATTAGACCGGTGGATCATCCAGATAAGCTGGTAAATGGAGCTTCTGAAAAAGCAAATGAAAAGTCTTTTTTCAAACCCTTTATCGACAGCGTTAAGCAAGGTCAAGAAAGAAAGTGTGACCAAGGACAAATTGCATTGGGTCAATGCAACTAA
- a CDS encoding DUF6988 family protein: MDSADKLNQIVIRSKEFEAEMFHIFESISFPSDNKSDTVIAIFNIAQEHALALRELTQMQLLTSAMAMLRLQYEAVVREVWVLYIASDIEINKLSAPLTKENEQIASNGIPSFSEMMKAIEKKGPVGLHRHLSAFKDNSWRALNSFIHSGIHAVSRHKSGYPVDLLYANIQQSNNLSHMSAIGLAELSKNSSLTMSIATLYKKYGDCMLLE, encoded by the coding sequence ATGGATAGTGCAGACAAGCTCAATCAAATAGTAATTCGCTCAAAAGAGTTCGAAGCGGAAATGTTTCATATTTTTGAATCCATTTCATTTCCAAGCGACAATAAAAGCGACACAGTAATTGCAATATTTAACATCGCTCAGGAGCATGCTCTTGCACTGCGTGAGCTTACACAAATGCAACTGCTTACATCCGCGATGGCAATGCTCCGGCTACAATATGAAGCTGTCGTAAGAGAAGTTTGGGTACTTTATATTGCATCTGATATTGAAATTAATAAGCTATCAGCTCCTTTGACGAAAGAAAATGAACAGATTGCAAGCAATGGCATTCCAAGCTTTTCCGAAATGATGAAAGCCATTGAGAAAAAGGGCCCCGTCGGTTTGCATCGACATCTAAGCGCGTTCAAAGATAACTCTTGGAGAGCTTTAAACTCATTTATTCATAGTGGAATACACGCTGTAAGTAGACACAAGTCAGGCTATCCAGTTGACTTACTGTATGCGAACATCCAACAATCCAATAATCTAAGTCACATGTCAGCAATTGGGCTAGCTGAATTATCTAAAAACAGCTCCTTAACCATGTCTATCGCTACGCTTTATAAAAAGTATGGAGATTGCATGTTATTGGAATAG
- a CDS encoding KAP family P-loop NTPase fold protein, with the protein MAELSHNDNPTQIDGFGQVNFIKDIANVIKHSTPPKGIAINGYWGTGKTSTLRQLQKELDSEKILTVWFEAWRYQHEPMPIVALLNEIRSFFSNLNKALAATKKISSVTFLGILGAFDETIKVASGGVFSPKLSDLPKIGKNYENENYLNRLPTADISHLLEEAIKLALGDASKGFNKKLVIFIDDLDRCHPEAALKLLEGIKVYLNLNNCVIVFAIDQRQIERALNKAFDIKDDTDSHHAREYLEKICQDIYHLPLPNSQRKADYLDELLGLLDLGGDAQDINQKAAQASQHCVEIKLIVEAFDCLPANPRKIKALANRLAVMLRGSVNLVSNRTVQNYPNIKFAYALLVASAIIYTFHRELNEQLNKNPQFIDDVVKFAINHNLISKEIKIPMKGIQPSYDGSTLLPTNPSDSNVFRLHKLLLALDTLRGEDIAPFLESK; encoded by the coding sequence ATGGCAGAGCTCTCGCACAACGACAATCCAACCCAAATTGATGGTTTTGGTCAAGTTAACTTTATTAAAGATATTGCGAATGTTATAAAGCACTCTACGCCACCCAAAGGAATCGCAATTAATGGATATTGGGGAACAGGTAAAACGAGTACTTTGAGGCAATTACAAAAAGAATTAGACAGCGAGAAAATTCTTACGGTATGGTTTGAGGCTTGGCGTTATCAACATGAGCCTATGCCAATTGTTGCTTTGTTAAATGAAATCCGCTCATTTTTCAGCAATTTAAATAAAGCACTAGCCGCAACAAAAAAAATTAGCTCAGTTACTTTTTTAGGTATTTTGGGAGCATTTGACGAAACTATTAAAGTTGCAAGTGGCGGTGTTTTTTCTCCAAAGCTGAGTGATTTGCCAAAAATTGGTAAGAATTATGAAAATGAAAATTATCTCAATAGGTTACCTACAGCAGATATTAGTCATTTACTAGAGGAAGCTATCAAATTAGCTTTAGGTGACGCCTCTAAAGGATTTAATAAAAAGCTGGTGATATTTATAGACGACTTAGACCGTTGTCACCCAGAAGCTGCATTAAAACTTTTAGAAGGAATTAAAGTTTACTTGAATCTCAATAACTGCGTAATTGTATTTGCCATTGATCAGAGACAAATTGAACGTGCTTTAAATAAAGCTTTTGATATAAAAGACGATACCGACAGCCATCATGCAAGAGAATATTTAGAAAAAATCTGTCAGGACATTTATCACCTTCCATTGCCTAACTCACAGCGTAAAGCCGATTATTTGGATGAACTATTAGGCTTATTGGATTTGGGTGGCGACGCACAAGATATAAATCAAAAAGCCGCGCAGGCATCACAGCACTGCGTAGAAATCAAATTAATAGTAGAAGCTTTCGACTGCCTACCTGCTAACCCTCGGAAAATCAAAGCTCTAGCAAATAGGCTCGCTGTCATGTTACGAGGCTCAGTGAATTTAGTTAGCAATCGAACCGTACAAAATTATCCAAATATTAAATTCGCCTATGCTTTACTAGTGGCTTCCGCAATCATCTACACTTTTCACCGCGAACTAAACGAACAACTAAACAAAAACCCTCAGTTTATTGATGATGTAGTTAAGTTCGCGATAAATCACAATTTGATAAGTAAGGAAATAAAAATTCCAATGAAAGGTATTCAACCGTCATATGATGGTTCAACTTTACTTCCCACTAACCCTAGCGATAGTAATGTCTTTCGCTTACATAAATTATTGCTCGCTTTAGATACTCTTAGAGGTGAAGATATAGCACCGTTTTTGGAAAGTAAATAA
- a CDS encoding MOSC domain-containing protein: MKLISLNVAQPKTVIIDELPVLTGIYKLPVKRPVWLAKLGLNGDDQADKAVHGGEHQAIYSYPFEHYAYWQDTLGLTDLPYGTFGENLTISGFDEDSIQIGDTLKIGEAIVQVTMPRIPCFKFGHKIGQPDILETFLNSGRSGFYQRVITAGSIKAGDEITLLDREADSITVRTALILQKLDLALAGEKPIHLLHKALKIPNLAPVLKTVYLERLTALEQS; this comes from the coding sequence ATGAAATTAATTTCACTTAATGTTGCACAGCCAAAAACTGTGATTATTGATGAATTGCCAGTGCTGACGGGTATTTACAAACTTCCCGTGAAACGCCCAGTCTGGCTGGCAAAATTAGGTTTAAATGGCGATGACCAAGCCGACAAAGCCGTCCACGGCGGTGAGCACCAAGCCATATACAGCTATCCTTTTGAGCATTATGCATACTGGCAAGACACACTTGGTTTAACTGATTTACCCTACGGAACGTTTGGTGAGAATTTAACCATTTCTGGTTTTGATGAAGACTCCATTCAAATTGGCGATACCCTGAAAATTGGTGAAGCAATCGTACAAGTCACGATGCCTAGAATCCCATGCTTTAAGTTTGGACACAAGATAGGACAACCAGATATATTAGAAACATTTTTAAATAGCGGCCGCAGCGGATTTTACCAGCGCGTAATCACAGCGGGTTCTATAAAAGCTGGTGATGAAATCACACTGTTAGACCGCGAAGCAGACTCAATTACGGTTCGCACCGCACTAATTTTACAGAAACTAGATTTAGCGCTGGCTGGTGAAAAACCTATACATCTACTTCACAAAGCTCTAAAAATTCCCAACCTAGCACCAGTGCTTAAAACTGTATATTTAGAACGTTTAACTGCTTTAGAGCAAAGTTAA
- a CDS encoding MAPEG family protein: protein MSMELICLGWSSVLGIVHVIVAGNARTKEFGAKWNMSARDDKKPPLSPFTERLFRAQSNFFETFPLFASAVLIVTVSQNFSLYSYWGALIYMVARVAYFPLYAFGIPVIRTLVWLLSMIGLLLVLIPPLF from the coding sequence ATGTCGATGGAGCTTATTTGCTTGGGTTGGTCTTCAGTTTTAGGAATTGTTCATGTGATTGTTGCAGGAAATGCGCGAACGAAAGAGTTTGGCGCCAAATGGAATATGAGCGCCCGTGATGATAAAAAACCTCCTTTAAGTCCATTTACGGAAAGACTTTTTAGAGCGCAGTCTAACTTCTTTGAAACGTTTCCACTATTTGCAAGTGCTGTGCTAATAGTGACGGTGTCACAAAATTTTAGTCTGTATAGTTACTGGGGTGCTCTAATTTACATGGTAGCCAGAGTAGCCTATTTTCCACTATATGCTTTTGGAATCCCAGTAATTCGTACATTAGTATGGCTGCTTTCGATGATTGGGCTACTGTTAGTTCTAATCCCACCATTATTTTAA
- a CDS encoding GGDEF domain-containing response regulator gives MFKANIDIFNAHILIVDDQRTNVDLLEQMLEAEGYKHVSSTTNPFAVVDLHNTNEYDLILLDLKMPGMDGFQVMEELRKNNSDIYVPILVITAQPSQKLEAFEAGAKDFISKPFDLMEAKVRIYNMLEVRLLYKQLEQYSRSMESWAMHDALTGLPNRRLFVDRLTLAMAHAHRKKCTTTVIYLDLDGFKLINDSFGHDVGDMLLKIVADRLVAAVRKEDTVARFGGDEFVLVLWELDSPDGVSMLVSKVLMTLSEPYFINGRTIRISACAGVSIYPDHSEDMETLIKKADIALYESKRIGKNGFSIAVDSLS, from the coding sequence ATGTTTAAAGCTAACATCGATATTTTCAATGCTCACATTTTAATTGTCGATGATCAGAGGACGAATGTAGATCTTTTAGAGCAAATGCTTGAAGCTGAAGGTTATAAACATGTCAGTTCAACAACTAACCCATTTGCAGTAGTTGACTTACATAATACAAATGAATATGACCTAATTTTGCTTGATCTAAAAATGCCCGGTATGGATGGTTTTCAGGTAATGGAAGAACTAAGGAAAAATAATTCCGATATATATGTCCCTATACTTGTAATTACTGCTCAACCAAGCCAAAAGTTAGAAGCATTTGAAGCCGGTGCAAAAGATTTTATTAGTAAGCCGTTTGATCTAATGGAGGCAAAAGTCAGAATTTATAACATGCTTGAAGTACGCCTGCTTTACAAACAACTTGAGCAATATAGTCGTTCTATGGAATCTTGGGCAATGCATGATGCTCTCACTGGATTACCCAATAGAAGGCTTTTTGTAGATAGACTCACTCTAGCGATGGCACACGCACATAGAAAAAAATGTACTACTACTGTTATATATTTAGATTTGGATGGCTTTAAGCTGATTAACGACAGTTTTGGGCATGATGTCGGGGATATGTTACTTAAAATTGTTGCAGATAGATTAGTTGCAGCAGTGCGAAAAGAAGATACCGTTGCACGCTTTGGTGGTGATGAGTTTGTGCTGGTCTTATGGGAGTTAGATAGCCCTGATGGAGTTTCAATGCTAGTGTCAAAGGTACTTATGACCTTATCTGAACCTTATTTTATTAATGGTCGAACTATACGGATAAGTGCATGCGCTGGTGTTAGCATTTATCCTGATCACAGTGAAGATATGGAGACCTTAATTAAGAAGGCTGATATTGCATTGTATGAGTCTAAGCGGATTGGAAAGAACGGATTCAGTATTGCAGTCGATTCACTGTCTTAA
- a CDS encoding transglutaminase-like domain-containing protein, which yields MKKVHIDCELQYSVMNNSDFIFNIQAANHQWQVVNQEYISFLPILNADYGYNHIGDNKLVRLSQVSGTFSIRYQAEIDLTYPEPIGNEVEMKISQLPIEIIPYLWSSRFCESDTFYQNSVQLFGNIPPGYQRVAYITDWIKQNITYELGSSNGLTTAMHVLQTKKGVCRDFAHLGISFCRALNIPARFVAGYATDLAGSNNDFHAIFEAYLENRWILFDPTKLCDLSQFVRISTGRDASDCSFCNIYGNGVRMTYMNPSSTVVI from the coding sequence ATGAAAAAAGTACACATCGATTGCGAGTTGCAATATTCAGTGATGAATAATTCTGACTTTATTTTTAATATTCAAGCTGCTAATCATCAATGGCAGGTTGTTAATCAAGAATACATATCATTTTTACCTATTTTAAATGCCGATTATGGATACAACCACATTGGTGATAATAAATTGGTAAGACTAAGCCAAGTATCGGGTACTTTTAGCATACGCTACCAAGCTGAAATTGATTTAACTTACCCTGAGCCTATTGGCAATGAGGTAGAGATGAAAATTTCTCAGTTACCAATTGAAATTATTCCTTATCTTTGGTCTAGCCGCTTTTGCGAATCAGATACTTTTTACCAAAACTCAGTTCAATTATTTGGCAATATTCCGCCAGGCTACCAACGTGTGGCCTATATTACTGATTGGATTAAGCAAAATATAACGTATGAATTAGGCTCGAGCAACGGCCTCACCACTGCCATGCATGTGCTGCAAACAAAAAAAGGCGTTTGCCGCGATTTTGCTCATTTAGGTATTAGTTTTTGCCGCGCACTCAATATTCCAGCACGATTTGTTGCAGGCTATGCCACTGACTTAGCCGGCTCAAATAATGATTTTCATGCCATATTTGAAGCCTACTTAGAAAATCGCTGGATATTATTCGACCCAACGAAACTATGTGATTTAAGTCAGTTTGTACGCATCTCTACCGGCAGAGATGCCTCAGATTGCTCATTTTGCAATATCTACGGCAACGGCGTCAGAATGACCTATATGAACCCATCATCAACCGTGGTAATTTAG
- a CDS encoding PAS domain-containing hybrid sensor histidine kinase/response regulator: MMNDANCPSSKTTLPPLNKSLKNQEQLISELGESKQLYHTLFNSIDEGFCLIEMIYDQQENPIDWRFLETNPAFEKQNGLYEAEGRRISELAPDMEPYWFNIYGEVARTGEPIRFQNETKALGGRWFDLYAFRIGEPGSHKIAVLFKDITKGKKADEATQYALQYARSLLGASLDPLVTIDAEGKITDVNEASEHATGIPRERLIGTDFCNYFTDTVKAREGYQKVFFDGFVRDYPLAIRHVSGRIMDVLYNASIYKDESGNVLGIFAAARDVTQQNILDQKLREKNIELERSKIAAEQANLAKSDFLSNMSHELRTPLNAILGFAQLLEGGTPAPTETQTKRLKEILKAGWYLTDMINEILDLAKIESGQTPMLLEPVLLTNLLFECQSMFEPNALESGIKLLFSMVNRMWSVRADQTKLKQVVSNLLSNAIKYNSEQGTVEVKCSESALGRIRISVKDNGAGLSAEKLAQLFQPFNRLGQEVGVKEGTGIGLAVSKKLIEMMGGTIGVESAVGVGSEFWIELDKDDSLHAHELIGLADDLVLSPKNERSSYTLLYVEDNPTNLMLVEQIIEGLPHIHMISACDSEHGIALATEQLPDIILMDINLLGISGVEVMLHLRKDPLTKHIPIIAISANAMTRDISQGLEAGFFRYLTKPIKINEFTEVLDAAMTSIKNERFLA; encoded by the coding sequence ATGATGAATGATGCAAACTGCCCATCTTCGAAAACGACGCTTCCCCCGCTTAATAAGAGTTTAAAAAACCAAGAGCAATTGATATCAGAGCTGGGGGAGAGTAAGCAGCTTTATCACACACTGTTCAATTCAATTGACGAAGGCTTTTGCCTGATAGAGATGATTTATGATCAGCAGGAAAATCCAATCGACTGGCGCTTTCTGGAAACGAACCCTGCTTTCGAAAAACAAAATGGGCTATACGAAGCTGAAGGAAGGCGGATTAGCGAGCTCGCTCCTGACATGGAGCCCTACTGGTTCAATATCTACGGTGAAGTCGCCCGTACTGGTGAACCGATCAGGTTTCAGAATGAGACCAAGGCATTAGGTGGGCGCTGGTTCGATCTCTATGCTTTCCGAATTGGCGAACCTGGCAGTCACAAAATTGCCGTACTTTTCAAAGACATCACCAAAGGCAAGAAGGCAGATGAAGCGACCCAATACGCTTTGCAATACGCCCGCTCGCTTCTTGGTGCCTCGCTGGACCCGCTTGTTACTATCGATGCGGAAGGCAAGATTACCGACGTGAATGAAGCTTCCGAGCATGCGACTGGCATTCCTAGAGAGAGACTGATTGGTACAGATTTCTGCAATTACTTTACTGATACAGTTAAAGCTCGCGAAGGTTATCAAAAAGTTTTCTTTGATGGCTTTGTCCGCGATTATCCACTTGCTATCCGCCATGTTAGCGGTCGTATCATGGATGTACTTTACAATGCATCAATCTATAAAGATGAAAGTGGCAACGTGCTTGGTATCTTTGCCGCTGCACGTGATGTCACGCAGCAGAATATACTCGACCAGAAGTTGCGGGAAAAAAACATTGAACTAGAGCGCTCCAAGATTGCAGCAGAACAGGCCAATCTCGCTAAATCCGATTTTCTTTCCAACATGAGCCATGAATTGCGTACACCGCTTAATGCTATCCTTGGTTTCGCTCAGTTACTGGAAGGTGGAACACCAGCGCCAACAGAAACTCAGACTAAAAGATTGAAGGAGATTCTCAAGGCAGGATGGTACCTGACTGATATGATCAATGAAATTCTCGATCTTGCTAAAATTGAGTCTGGCCAGACGCCAATGTTGCTAGAGCCAGTATTGCTGACAAACCTTCTGTTCGAATGCCAGTCGATGTTTGAACCGAATGCATTAGAAAGCGGTATAAAATTACTCTTTTCTATGGTTAACAGAATGTGGTCTGTCCGTGCCGATCAAACTAAATTAAAGCAGGTTGTATCCAATCTACTTTCCAACGCAATCAAATATAACAGCGAACAGGGAACGGTCGAGGTGAAGTGTTCAGAGAGCGCTTTGGGACGTATTCGCATCAGCGTTAAAGACAATGGCGCTGGATTATCTGCAGAAAAACTGGCACAGCTATTTCAGCCATTTAACCGTCTTGGACAAGAGGTCGGGGTTAAGGAAGGAACTGGAATTGGTCTGGCCGTCAGCAAGAAATTGATTGAAATGATGGGAGGCACTATCGGCGTGGAAAGCGCCGTTGGTGTGGGTAGCGAATTTTGGATCGAACTAGATAAAGATGATTCTTTACATGCACATGAGTTAATTGGACTGGCAGATGATCTTGTTCTGAGCCCAAAGAATGAAAGGTCATCTTACACCCTCCTGTATGTGGAGGATAATCCGACCAATCTGATGCTAGTTGAACAAATTATTGAGGGCCTGCCTCATATACACATGATAAGTGCATGCGATAGTGAACATGGTATTGCGCTTGCAACAGAGCAATTGCCTGATATTATTCTAATGGATATCAACCTTCTCGGAATTAGCGGTGTCGAAGTCATGCTTCACCTGCGTAAAGACCCGTTAACGAAGCATATTCCTATTATAGCCATCAGTGCCAATGCCATGACACGTGACATTAGTCAGGGTCTTGAAGCCGGGTTCTTCCGTTACCTCACCAAACCCATCAAGATCAACGAATTTACCGAAGTGCTAGATGCGGCGATGACCTCTATAAAAAATGAAAGATTTTTAGCGTAA